The following are from one region of the Achromobacter xylosoxidans genome:
- a CDS encoding metal-sensing transcriptional repressor, with product MPHSPEEKKRVVTRLRRIQGQALALERAVNEGTECGALLQQLAALRGAATGLMAEVLESHLRETFLQSAQGGRQDATIEPEAEIDLLMRLVRSYLK from the coding sequence GTGCCGCACTCCCCGGAAGAGAAAAAACGCGTCGTCACCCGCTTGCGCCGCATCCAGGGCCAGGCGCTGGCGCTGGAACGAGCCGTGAACGAAGGCACGGAATGCGGCGCGTTGCTGCAGCAACTGGCCGCCTTGCGCGGCGCCGCCACCGGCCTGATGGCCGAGGTGCTGGAAAGCCATCTGCGCGAAACCTTCCTCCAATCCGCCCAGGGCGGCCGCCAGGACGCCACGATCGAACCCGAAGCGGAGATCGATCTCTTGATGCGCCTGGTCCGTTCCTATTTGAAATAA
- the hutC gene encoding histidine utilization repressor, with protein sequence MASNPPKLPVQANAPPAPLYAQVKQMIAQQIRSGAWPEHYRVPSESELVDELGFSRMTINRALRELTAEGLLVRMQGVGTFVAQPKARSALFAVNNIADEIAARNHRHHSRVVRLAEEPAGAEQALALDIRAGQPVYHSVIVHYEDDLPIQLEDRYVNVRLAPDYLKQDFTQSTPYEYLTRVAPLSEGEHVVEAILAKPRECQLLQIERDEPCLLISRRTWSGDRAVTLARLIHPGSRHRLEGKFTT encoded by the coding sequence ATGGCTTCCAACCCCCCCAAATTGCCCGTTCAGGCCAATGCGCCGCCTGCGCCGCTTTATGCGCAGGTCAAGCAGATGATCGCGCAGCAGATCCGCAGCGGCGCGTGGCCGGAACATTACCGGGTGCCGTCGGAAAGCGAACTGGTCGATGAGCTCGGGTTCAGCCGCATGACCATCAATCGCGCCTTGCGCGAGTTGACGGCCGAGGGGCTGCTGGTACGCATGCAGGGCGTGGGCACCTTCGTGGCCCAGCCCAAGGCGCGCTCGGCGCTGTTCGCCGTCAACAACATCGCCGACGAGATCGCGGCGCGCAACCATCGCCACCACAGCCGCGTGGTGCGCCTGGCCGAAGAGCCCGCAGGCGCCGAACAGGCGCTGGCGCTGGATATCCGCGCCGGGCAGCCGGTGTATCACTCGGTCATCGTGCACTACGAGGACGACCTGCCGATCCAGCTAGAGGATCGCTACGTCAACGTGCGTCTGGCGCCTGACTATCTGAAGCAGGATTTCACGCAGAGCACGCCCTATGAATACCTGACGCGCGTGGCGCCGCTGAGCGAAGGCGAGCACGTGGTCGAAGCCATCCTCGCCAAGCCGCGCGAATGCCAGCTGCTGCAGATCGAGCGCGACGAGCCCTGTCTGCTGATCAGCCGCCGCACTTGGTCGGGCGACCGCGCCGTCACCCTGGCCCGTTTGATTCACCCTGGTTCCCGGCATCGCCTGGAAGGCAAGTTCACCACATGA
- a CDS encoding HutD family protein: MKQPEVHLYRAADYPRMPWRNGGGTTQEVACNPGGSAAAFDWRLSIADVAQDGGFSAFTGYQRIITVLEGQGIELTVDGRAQAPLAPRQAYAFAGDAQVQCRLLNGPIRDFNLIYAPARWHARLQWVAGAGPWAFHSAASEVLVLTADGALVVRINGAPHALPSRYDCLHAASSGGLAEYRLEAEAPLDACVIELLPRKV, encoded by the coding sequence ATGAAGCAACCCGAAGTTCATCTGTACCGCGCCGCCGACTATCCACGCATGCCCTGGCGCAATGGCGGCGGCACCACGCAGGAAGTCGCCTGCAATCCGGGCGGCAGCGCCGCCGCGTTCGACTGGCGGCTGTCTATCGCCGACGTGGCGCAGGACGGCGGGTTTTCCGCCTTCACGGGCTATCAGCGCATCATCACCGTGCTCGAAGGCCAGGGCATAGAACTCACCGTGGACGGCCGCGCGCAGGCGCCGCTGGCGCCGCGGCAGGCCTATGCCTTTGCGGGCGATGCGCAGGTGCAGTGCCGCCTGTTGAACGGACCGATACGCGATTTCAACCTGATCTATGCGCCGGCGCGCTGGCATGCCCGGCTGCAATGGGTGGCGGGCGCGGGTCCGTGGGCATTCCATAGCGCCGCGTCCGAGGTGCTGGTGCTGACGGCGGACGGTGCGCTCGTTGTGCGCATCAATGGCGCGCCGCATGCGCTGCCGTCGCGTTACGACTGCCTGCATGCCGCATCGTCGGGCGGCCTGGCCGAGTACCGCCTGGAAGCCGAAGCGCCGTTGGATGCCTGCGTGATCGAACTGCTGCCGCGCAAGGTCTGA